From the Maioricimonas rarisocia genome, one window contains:
- a CDS encoding MMPL family transporter has translation MFQRLGKIVGRGPLFVVLAWFLLAIVAAVTAPPWSQVTQDGEFAFLPEDSPSRLAEQLYREAFPPPDIDTSDQENEVAVAVQQDPLGSNIVLVVRRTHEVGMGLHPEDKEFVEEVLKPELEKIAARTSVGYEHTPVDDAAELPPDERIIKGIWTYTDRKIGPLLESEDGLSTLIVVELRTEFLDRGNTLVVARVEDLIDRLNQPRAPDAPKIPTGLEVKLSGSATVGRDMLRAEHISASRTEAATKLLVIVLLLIIYRAPLLAAIPLLTVGMAVSISIALLRIMAGWGWVGLFTGLEVYVTIVVYGAGVDYCLFLIARYKEELDAGASFDEAIASSIDRVGIALATSAGTSICGIGMMMFAQFGKFQQAGFAISFGLLVVLCCALTFTAALMRLCGRWAFWPDIRRERLSADDGWVPTSTWTSFLSEKRWLERGWERMAELVSSRPGTIFLLTFAAMLPLAVVGVATHDHLSYGLLSDLPQDEPSVRGAAAVQQHFPAGVTGISTVMIRHEDLDLSPATGERLAGELTDVLQDRADELGIVDIRSQANPLGLADSAQEYLRSVGRRVTQRVAIRAQAARTYSSPRGPHEGKVARLDLVLAVDPFSRDSIQRLSRVHNAIEQALPAIESSLGDSLPDDFAEAAEIHMLGPTASVRDIKAVTDHDRMVIDILVVVAVYLVLIALLGRPAICAYLIVSVVFSFLVAMGATYLAFWAIDGETFAGLDWKIPIFLFTLLIAMGEDYNILLMARVHEEQQTHGPVKGVLVALSRTGSIISSCGIIMAGTFSSLMTGTLRGMVQMGFALTFGVLLDTFVIRPILVPAYLVLLHRGRFGALGRWLGARPDEIEEQTPVGEEVRETTSPVRSVPGFEGADD, from the coding sequence ATGTTTCAGCGTCTGGGCAAGATTGTCGGCCGCGGCCCGCTCTTCGTGGTCCTCGCGTGGTTTCTGCTGGCGATCGTCGCCGCTGTGACGGCGCCCCCGTGGTCGCAGGTCACCCAGGACGGCGAATTCGCCTTTCTTCCCGAAGACTCCCCCAGCCGCTTGGCCGAGCAGCTCTACCGCGAAGCCTTTCCTCCGCCGGACATCGACACGTCCGATCAGGAGAATGAAGTCGCGGTCGCGGTCCAGCAGGACCCTCTGGGGAGCAACATCGTCCTGGTCGTGCGGCGCACGCACGAGGTCGGGATGGGGCTGCATCCCGAGGACAAGGAATTCGTCGAAGAGGTCCTCAAGCCCGAACTCGAGAAGATCGCCGCCCGCACCTCGGTCGGGTACGAGCATACGCCAGTCGACGACGCGGCCGAACTCCCCCCTGACGAACGGATCATCAAGGGGATCTGGACGTACACCGACCGCAAGATCGGCCCACTGCTCGAAAGTGAGGACGGGCTCTCGACGCTGATCGTCGTCGAACTGCGGACTGAGTTTCTCGATCGGGGCAACACCCTGGTGGTCGCCCGCGTCGAAGACCTCATCGACCGCCTCAATCAGCCTCGTGCGCCGGACGCGCCCAAGATCCCAACCGGGCTCGAAGTCAAACTGAGCGGCTCGGCCACCGTCGGCCGTGACATGCTGCGGGCCGAACACATCAGCGCCAGCCGAACCGAAGCGGCGACCAAGCTGCTGGTGATCGTGCTGCTGCTGATCATTTACCGGGCCCCGCTGCTGGCCGCGATTCCCCTGCTGACGGTCGGCATGGCCGTCAGTATCTCGATCGCCCTGCTCCGGATCATGGCCGGCTGGGGATGGGTCGGACTGTTCACCGGCCTGGAAGTGTACGTGACGATCGTCGTCTACGGGGCCGGCGTCGACTACTGCCTGTTTCTCATTGCCCGCTACAAGGAAGAACTGGACGCGGGGGCCTCGTTCGACGAGGCAATCGCCAGCAGCATCGACCGCGTCGGCATCGCCCTGGCCACCAGTGCCGGGACGAGCATCTGCGGCATCGGGATGATGATGTTCGCGCAGTTCGGCAAGTTTCAGCAGGCCGGGTTCGCGATTTCATTCGGTTTGCTCGTCGTCCTCTGTTGTGCACTGACATTTACCGCCGCCCTCATGCGGCTGTGCGGACGCTGGGCCTTCTGGCCCGATATCCGCCGCGAACGGCTTTCTGCCGACGATGGCTGGGTTCCCACCTCGACCTGGACGTCGTTTCTCTCCGAGAAGCGATGGCTCGAACGGGGCTGGGAACGAATGGCCGAACTGGTCAGTTCGCGCCCCGGCACGATCTTTCTGCTCACATTTGCCGCCATGCTGCCGCTCGCAGTCGTCGGGGTCGCCACTCACGATCACCTCAGCTACGGTCTGCTCTCCGACCTCCCCCAGGACGAACCGAGCGTGCGCGGTGCAGCCGCCGTCCAGCAGCACTTTCCGGCCGGCGTGACGGGCATCAGTACCGTGATGATCCGTCACGAAGATCTCGACCTCTCGCCAGCCACGGGGGAACGTCTCGCCGGCGAACTGACCGACGTCCTGCAGGACCGTGCGGACGAACTCGGCATCGTCGACATCCGCAGCCAGGCGAACCCGCTCGGACTGGCGGATTCCGCGCAGGAATACCTCCGCAGCGTCGGCCGTCGCGTCACGCAGCGGGTGGCCATCCGCGCCCAGGCCGCCCGGACGTACTCAAGTCCGCGGGGGCCGCATGAAGGGAAGGTGGCGCGGCTCGACCTGGTGCTGGCGGTCGATCCGTTCAGCCGCGACAGCATTCAGCGTCTCAGCCGCGTCCACAACGCCATCGAACAAGCCCTGCCCGCCATCGAATCATCCCTGGGAGATTCCCTCCCGGATGATTTTGCCGAGGCCGCCGAGATCCACATGCTCGGCCCGACCGCCAGTGTCCGCGACATCAAGGCAGTGACCGACCACGACCGGATGGTGATCGACATTCTCGTTGTCGTCGCGGTCTATCTCGTGCTGATCGCCCTGCTTGGCCGACCGGCAATCTGTGCCTACCTGATCGTCAGCGTGGTCTTCAGCTTCCTCGTGGCGATGGGAGCGACGTACCTGGCCTTCTGGGCGATCGATGGCGAGACCTTTGCCGGCCTGGACTGGAAGATCCCCATCTTCCTGTTCACCCTGCTGATCGCGATGGGGGAAGATTACAACATCCTGCTCATGGCCCGCGTCCACGAAGAACAGCAGACCCACGGACCGGTCAAGGGGGTCCTGGTCGCGCTGAGCCGCACCGGCAGCATCATCTCGAGCTGCGGCATCATCATGGCGGGAACCTTCTCGTCGCTGATGACCGGTACGCTCCGCGGTATGGTGCAGATGGGCTTCGCGCTGACGTTCGGTGTGCTGCTCGACACCTTCGTCATCCGACCGATTCTCGTACCCGCGTATCTGGTGCTGCTGCATCGCGGCCGGTTCGGGGCACTGGGGCGCTGGCTGGGTGCCCGCCCGGATGAGATCGAAGAGCAGACGCCGGTGGGCGAAGAAGTTCGTGAGACGACATCGCCCGTTCGCAGCGTTCCCGGTTTCGAAGGGGCCGACGACTGA